One genomic segment of Methanobacterium spitsbergense includes these proteins:
- the acs gene encoding acetate--CoA ligase, which translates to MSRDLDTLLKEKRIFKPSKILTDETNIKKWMETQDVHDYDELLERASENPEWFWNDLARELEWFKPYRKTFEWNPPHAKWFLEGKFNIIHNALDRHIKGPNREKIAYLWEGESGEVRSLTYIELYKEVNKFANVLRGFGVEKGDTVSIYLPMILELPIAMLACAKIGAIHSVVFSGFWAKAFKDRINDSGSKIAITADGFTRRGKIINLKENVDKIMDKTPSIEKLIVINHADLPVEMHSPTDVWWHEIMENSDTECKTEEMDSEDPLFILYTSGTTGKPKGVVHVHAGYAVGVYTTMKFVFDIQEEDVWWCAADIGWITGHSYIVYAPLLIGATSLIYEGTPDFPDPGRIWGMVEKYGVSVFYTAPTTVRMFMKFGEKWPEKYDLSSLRLLGSVGEPINPEAWIWYYNTIGKGKCPIMDTWWQTETGMHLITPLPISKLKPGSAVKPFPTVIADVVDDDGKSVVGGGGHLVIKSTWPSMFRTLYKDPDRYVEAYWSTFKNIYLSGDVARKDEDGYFWIQGREDDVLNVAGHRISTAEVESALVSHPGVAEAAVVGKPDEIKGEEICAFIVLKENYKLEENLKEALINHVRMEIGPIATPACVNWVSDLPKTRSGKIMRRVIKAKVKGYPVGDISTLANPEVVDEIDKLID; encoded by the coding sequence ATGTCCAGAGATTTAGATACTTTACTAAAAGAAAAAAGGATTTTTAAACCTTCAAAAATACTGACAGATGAAACTAACATAAAAAAGTGGATGGAAACACAAGATGTTCATGATTATGATGAACTACTTGAAAGAGCAAGTGAAAATCCAGAATGGTTCTGGAATGATCTTGCAAGGGAACTTGAATGGTTTAAACCATACAGAAAAACTTTTGAATGGAATCCTCCCCATGCAAAATGGTTTTTAGAAGGTAAGTTCAATATAATTCATAATGCGCTTGATAGGCATATTAAAGGGCCGAATAGAGAAAAAATAGCCTATTTGTGGGAAGGAGAATCTGGGGAAGTCCGTAGTTTGACCTATATTGAACTTTACAAAGAAGTAAACAAATTTGCAAATGTACTTAGAGGTTTTGGAGTGGAAAAAGGAGATACTGTGAGTATATATCTTCCGATGATACTTGAACTTCCTATTGCAATGCTTGCATGTGCAAAAATTGGTGCAATTCATTCTGTTGTTTTTTCAGGGTTTTGGGCTAAAGCTTTCAAGGACCGAATAAATGATTCAGGTTCTAAAATTGCTATAACTGCAGATGGTTTTACTAGAAGGGGTAAGATCATAAATCTCAAGGAAAATGTAGATAAAATAATGGATAAGACACCATCCATTGAAAAATTGATAGTTATTAATCATGCTGACCTCCCAGTTGAAATGCATAGTCCAACTGATGTCTGGTGGCATGAGATTATGGAAAACAGTGATACCGAATGTAAAACTGAAGAAATGGATTCTGAAGATCCTTTATTCATACTATACACCTCGGGTACTACAGGTAAACCCAAGGGTGTTGTACATGTCCATGCAGGTTATGCTGTAGGGGTTTACACAACTATGAAATTTGTCTTTGATATTCAGGAGGAGGATGTATGGTGGTGTGCTGCCGATATTGGTTGGATTACAGGACATAGTTATATCGTTTATGCACCACTTCTAATTGGGGCTACATCGTTGATATATGAGGGAACTCCTGATTTTCCGGATCCTGGAAGGATATGGGGTATGGTTGAAAAGTATGGGGTTTCTGTGTTTTATACAGCGCCTACAACTGTTAGAATGTTTATGAAATTTGGAGAAAAATGGCCTGAAAAATATGATCTGAGTTCGTTACGTCTTTTAGGAAGTGTGGGAGAACCTATTAATCCTGAAGCATGGATATGGTATTATAATACTATTGGGAAAGGAAAATGTCCTATTATGGACACGTGGTGGCAGACTGAAACAGGAATGCATCTTATAACTCCTTTACCAATTTCAAAACTAAAACCCGGATCTGCTGTTAAACCATTCCCAACTGTAATAGCTGATGTAGTGGATGATGATGGTAAATCTGTTGTTGGTGGTGGGGGACATTTAGTTATAAAATCAACATGGCCGTCAATGTTTAGAACCCTTTACAAAGATCCTGATAGATATGTTGAGGCCTACTGGAGCACTTTTAAGAATATCTACCTGAGTGGTGATGTTGCAAGAAAGGATGAAGATGGTTATTTTTGGATACAAGGAAGAGAAGATGATGTTTTAAATGTTGCAGGACACAGAATAAGCACGGCAGAAGTTGAATCTGCTCTTGTAAGTCACCCTGGTGTTGCTGAGGCCGCTGTAGTGGGAAAACCAGATGAAATAAAGGGTGAAGAAATTTGTGCATTTATTGTATTGAAAGAAAATTACAAATTAGAAGAAAACCTTAAAGAGGCACTTATAAACCATGTTAGAATGGAGATAGGTCCAATTGCAACTCCTGCATGTGTAAATTGGGTATCAGATCTTCCAAAGACACGTTCTGGTAAGATCATGCGTAGAGTTATTAAGGCTAAGGTTAAGGGATATCCAGTTGGGGATATCAGCACACTTGCAAATCCCGAAGTTGTTGATGAGATTGATAAGCTAATAGATTAA